A segment of the Populus nigra chromosome 12, ddPopNigr1.1, whole genome shotgun sequence genome:
TTTGTtgatttacctttttttttttttgggtcttataattaattaaaggaaGGAACAGTATACCAAGAGAAACACAAGTTCCCAGAATTTTCCCAGATGATGGGATTTTCCAAGAAAATACATTGATCTGAAAGTTAGAACAGCCGGAAATTGCACAGAAACTTTGGAGCTCCATCTCCGACCAGTTGACTGACAAACCATGACTGTTGAGTATTGACCATATGTGTGGCCACCATAGCCCCTACACAccaagcaaataaataaaagggatTCTCGAATATTTACCAGTACTTAATGCTGATTCGTCTGTCTCCTTCCCCTTTCTTCTTTCAAAGCAAATCAAGGACCTTTGCGCTCTTCTTTTGATGGGTGAACAGACAGACGAGATAATGTCAATGAATTCGGTGTCATGTGAAGCCGCGTGAAAATTGTGGGATTAAGAGCAAATTAATGTAGATGGGGTTGTTGTCTGATCTTTCTATTTTAACAATGCAGTGTGTGGGTTATGTTGATTCTATTAATTGCAGTACCGGCATTGAATTGAATGGTCCTCTTGCGTGTTAATTcggattaatttttaataatatttattaaaaaaattaaaatagtattgtTGGTTAAGCGTATTttaacctagtttttttttcacatcaaCTAGGTTTTGTATAAACACCCATTTAAATAGTGTTTTGAAGTgtaataatgattgtttttcaaagtatttttcgctcaaaattacttcaaaataatatttttttaatttttaaaatattatttttaacatcagcatattaaaataatcaaaaaacaacaaaaaatattaatttaaaacaaataaaaaactttaattttttattaaatatttttttttaaaaaaaacaaccttttaatttttatatcgtGTGTGCACGAATCTGATGATTGAGGGTAACATGGGATCATCAACACcttcaaaattatctaattaccttatatctaaataatttatttgaaattaaattcttatgatttgtttgtttgcttgtaagtgtctttaatttattttttatggtaccattaaatattgaaatatatataatttattttttataaaaaccactTTATTTGACATTACACATTTTTGACAATCAATGGTATGTTTTgaggttttttatttaagaaaaaaaattacaaaccatGTCAAAATatctcttgatttatttaagagATGATGGGGGGATAAAATTCaagacaaaactaaaaaattaaaaaaggaaaagtaaaGCGATTTCGCTTCAGGCACAAATAATACATTTAGTTTAAATCCAATGATTCGAGCCCCTTTTCAAGTGAGATCCTAATTGAATTTGACAAGTATGAtttttactctctctttttttttttttgaaaagaagaagaagaagaagaagaagaaggaatatGACAATGAATATAAAGTAAAACAAAAGAATTTGTCAAGATCTAGTTAGATGTGTGCCTTTATAACACAGATTTACCTTGAAtacaaattgaattgaattcaagATTCAAATTCTCCTAGACCAATTCAATGGAAATCTAGATTTTAATTCAAAGTTGATGAATTCTTTATTCCCTTTGCTGTTTGTGTCTTTGCATTGCATCGTGGTCTCTTTCAAGGTCGTCCCTTTGCAAATCTAGAACGCGTGCATGGAAATTTTGGCTGTAACTTCCAGCAGCCTTCTATTCCACCTCCGGTGACCCGTCAAGCTACCGTGTTTTTCTACTTTTAATTATACACTTCCAAATATAATAAGAACATCGATCGCTTCTGAAAACCGTTTTCAGCCTGGGTCAGGTGGGGCTCAAGGGACTGGGTTCAAATATTTCTAAACCCTACAAGGACCAACATgtatagtttattaaaaaaaaaccaataaaattaataggaCCAATcgattatttaaattatttggatAATTTGATtggaattttataaatattcattttaatttattttttatattagcatatcaaaataatctaaaaatattttaaaaataatttcttaaaaaaattaaatttctaaccAATATTATTTTGGCTGCAATGATAAAGatagtaaaagaagaagaagaaaaacaccaCGAGGCACACAAGCATAGTCGAGAGGAGTACAAAAACACACACATCATAATCACtttcttttactatttttaatgattatgtTTTATTGTGGGCACATAACAATACAAAGGGATTAGTGGTGGTCTACCTTTCAATCATTATCCACGCGGTTCGTTCGTTAACTGGCATAAAATTCCGACTTACGTCTGATAGTATCTAAAGGCAGGTACTATTCGCGCGCCAAGTTCttggtctttttttattcatttatacttCAGTTGACAGGTAACTCCTATGTCTCTGAGTCTGTTCTGATACGTTGGAGTGTCCAATATCAGaacttcttgttgttttttgttgaaCTTTATCAAAAATTCATCCTTGACTTTTGAGTTTTAGCGTGTCCTTCGTACATTGCATgttgttttttctagtttcagATGAAACTTCCCATGTAGCTTCTCCTAGTTGATTAAAGAAATCAAACCACTAGGTTTGAGTCAACCCAACTTCCTATTTAAACCCTCGTAGTTCGGGTGGTTGCTCTCTCTCTACTTACCACAATCTTTAGTTTCAAGTGTTTCTTGTACATTTCTTGAAAAGGgccttcttgttgttgttgtttagaaAGTACTGTAGTGATGGTGCTAAAGAGGCCCTTTCAGTTTGATGGCGGGGAAGATGGGTTTGGGATGGGAGGCCCGGGAGCTCAAGAATCAAAGAGATTTAGGAAGTGGGTTGATTTCTTTTTGGTGAATTTCTAAGTGTTTTTAGCTGATAGTTTTACAGGTTTTAAATAATTTGGGTTTGGTGGTTTTTTCTTGCAGCGCTGTTAGAGATGTGATGGGAAGGCTTTCTGTGAATGATTTTGTGTCTAAAATGGAACCATTACTTCGAACTGTGGTAGGATTTCTCTCTgttatttattagttattttttccatttttaataGTATTCTTCTTAGCCAAAATCCATTCCAGTTAGTTTTATGTCCAAATGGCAACTTGTGATAGTTTAGAACAGCAACTTGACAATTTTCAAGTTCAATCTGTAATTAGGGTTTGAAAGAGGTTCTGCTACTTTGAGCTGTTTTTGTCATTGCCTTGCCTTTCTACTTCTTGTGTGTATGTTGGCTATTTTGGTTTCCATGAGGAACACATGTGATTTCATACCAAGGATTTGCCTGTCTTTTGAGTATGGCAGCCTTCTATCTGTTTGAAATAGCTCAAATTCTAAATATTGAGAAGTACTAATTGCTTGGCAGTCTTTAAAATTTTGCTCTGCTTCTTGTTTGTTTAGGTCCGAGATGAGGTGGAAAGGACGGTTCTAAGAGTTCTTCAATCATCCTCAAGGTAAATTCTTGCCTCCGTTGCTTgttatctttgaaaaatctGTCAATAAGGGTTCTGGTTCTGTAAGAATTTGAGTTTGAGATCAAATCAAGCTTGATCCAATTGAACAACTATCATGACTGGATCAGTTTCTTTACTCTGTTATAAGGTTTCTGTCTCTGCAGTTCTAATCCAGCTTGTATAGATCTTGCAAAACCTATTCATTATTTCTATAAGCTTTGGTACCCTCATGGTTCTAATCATTTCTGCTCACCTTTTTGCAGACCCTCATTTAATCAGAACAAGACATCAGGAGGCCTGATGTTGCACTTTGTTAACAAATTGCCCTCCACCATCTTCACTGGCGGTAGGTTAGAAGCTGAGGACGGCTACCCAATCAGAGTTGTGTTGATGGATGCTAATACGAGGACCGTTGTCTCATCTGGTCCTCTAGCTTCCCTGAAAATCGAGATAGTTCCCCTTGATGCTGATTTTGGTTTCGATGATCAAGAAGATTGGAGTAGGGGTGAATTTGCAGCCAACGTGATTCGTGAAAGAGAAGGTCGAAGGCCATTGGTGACAGGAGAGCTCACTGTTACATTACGAGATGGTGTTGGCCAACTAGGTGATATAGTTTTCACTGATAATAGTAGTTGGCAGAGAAGTAGAAAGTTCAGGTTGGGTGCTAGACCTGTACAAAAGGTTTCTGATGAAATGAGGATTAGGGAAGGAAGAAGCCAAGCCTTTGTGGTTAAGGATCACCGCGGAGAGTGTAAGTTCGAAGCTCAACTCCAACTCTACATGCTGGCTGTTTTTAGCGAAATCTACCGTGAATCAATAAGACTgacagttaattttttttattcagtgtATAAGAAACATCACCCTCCACACTTGCATGATGAAATATGGCGACTGGAAAGGATTGCAAAAGACGGTGCATTCCATAAGCGGTTGGCATTTCATGGAGTTGTGTCTGTGCAGGAATTTTTGCAATTGTATATGACCGATCCAGCGAAGCTGCGCGCTGTAAGAGAATCTCCTTTTGTTTCATgcccttctttcttttatttagttattctCAGTTTCATGAGCACCGACTTAATGAATCTGTCCTAACCATGGGGCTGCAGGTTCTTGGATGTGGCATCTCAAACAGGATATGGGATACAATTATAGAGCATGCTACCACCTGTGTTCTAGATAATAGCAAGTTCTATAGTTACTTCGATGCTGGACAAAGCATCGGTCTGCTCTTTGATTCCATCTACAAAGTTGTAGGAGTTATGTTTGATGGCCAAAGCTATGAGTCTCTGCATAATCTCTCCCCTCCTCAAAAAGTAAGTAATGCATAAGATCATGGAGTTCATTGCAATCCTTGAATTTAGACACAGCTTTAGTTTCTATTGATTCATTAGATTGGAACAAAGAGACCCTTCTTGAAGTGTCCAGCGTTTCTTGGGTCTcaaggtttttttatgattatcaaTCCAGCACAAATAGTTCCGATGTGATTGATCAACTTCTCTGTTCAATCTGTCAGGCCTTGGTTGAAAACATCAAGCGGCAAGCTTATAAGAACGTGAACAACTTCATCCAGGTTGATGCTCGTGCTATTTTTGGCCCCTCGAGGTCCTTGACACCCCTGCAGGCTGAGCCATTTAATGGTTCAAATCTAGCACTGCAGCAACTTGAATTCCCAGTCACACGCCAAGGTATATGAACTTGCAATTGCCAAAATTCTCTGTAATTAGCATTTCCAAGTTCACGATTCTCATTTTTCTGAGATGTTTTGTGCGATCAACCAGAAATGCAAATGGATTTCAATAATTCATCCAGTTCAACATCTTATGGATACGACACAGAAAGTAGCAGTCCGTTGGAAGTTTCTGGAGCTCAGACTAGTCATCAAGAAGCATTCCCTCAAATGTTTCGGAACAGCTTCAAATTTACAGATTTTTTCCCCCTTCCCTACACTGAGGAAAACAGTTGGTCACCAAAAGGTTGGCCAGTTGTGACAACCGAGGAATTAAGCCCTGAGGACATTTCTTGTGTCCAAACATCAACCTGGTCTCCTGGTAATTCAACATGGGGAACAGGCAGTGCCTTTATCTTCACTGCAGGTGATGAAGGGGATGCgggctttttttcttctcatcccAGTTTCGGTATACACATGTCCCGGATTCGACCACCGAAAGCAAGGTGGTGCAAGCTCCGCGCTGCCCTCAAAATGGGGTCATTTATGCGAGATCTCGCAGCTAAAAGAATGCTACAAGGCCTCTGTTTGTAAGCTTCTCAACATTTAGGATCAGATAAGCTCTCCTAGATGCATATGAGAAATGGTTAATTAGATGTCATGTTCTCTTGCAATCTTTTCCTTCCCTCCATGTATCAAATGCAACAAAAGGTCCTCACTCCTTTAGCCTGTTAGCTTAGGGCGATAGCTTCCAAGTTGCCCTTCTTGTAAAAAATGTTACAAATGGCCTTCTGTGTGTTGGCTACTTTGTTTAGCTTTTGTTAGCTCATGATGATTCCTATAGTCATTTCTTCACCTTCTTGTAACAATTTACCACAAATGGGTTCTTGTACAGAATGTTCAGAATGATCAAATATGGTGAATCCTTTTCTCTCAAAATTGGGTGCTATCTACTCtactttctgcaatctttttttcttcttcctgatGCTGTGTGAGCTATCCCAGATGATACAGAgagttaaaacttaaaatttctaTATTTCAGTTACAAGggaatagatataaaaaaaattaaaaaaaaattatttttatgataattttaaagttaatttttatcctttcaaaata
Coding sequences within it:
- the LOC133668972 gene encoding calmodulin-binding protein 60 B-like isoform X1, which codes for MVLKRPFQFDGGEDGFGMGGPGAQESKRFRNAVRDVMGRLSVNDFVSKMEPLLRTVVRDEVERTVLRVLQSSSRPSFNQNKTSGGLMLHFVNKLPSTIFTGGRLEAEDGYPIRVVLMDANTRTVVSSGPLASLKIEIVPLDADFGFDDQEDWSRGEFAANVIREREGRRPLVTGELTVTLRDGVGQLGDIVFTDNSSWQRSRKFRLGARPVQKVSDEMRIREGRSQAFVVKDHRGELYKKHHPPHLHDEIWRLERIAKDGAFHKRLAFHGVVSVQEFLQLYMTDPAKLRAVLGCGISNRIWDTIIEHATTCVLDNSKFYSYFDAGQSIGLLFDSIYKVVGVMFDGQSYESLHNLSPPQKALVENIKRQAYKNVNNFIQVDARAIFGPSRSLTPLQAEPFNGSNLALQQLEFPVTRQEMQMDFNNSSSSTSYGYDTESSSPLEVSGAQTSHQEAFPQMFRNSFKFTDFFPLPYTEENSWSPKGWPVVTTEELSPEDISCVQTSTWSPGNSTWGTGSAFIFTAGDEGDAGFFSSHPSFGIHMSRIRPPKARWCKLRAALKMGSFMRDLAAKRMLQGLCL
- the LOC133668972 gene encoding calmodulin-binding protein 60 B-like isoform X2, whose protein sequence is MGRLSVNDFVSKMEPLLRTVVRDEVERTVLRVLQSSSRPSFNQNKTSGGLMLHFVNKLPSTIFTGGRLEAEDGYPIRVVLMDANTRTVVSSGPLASLKIEIVPLDADFGFDDQEDWSRGEFAANVIREREGRRPLVTGELTVTLRDGVGQLGDIVFTDNSSWQRSRKFRLGARPVQKVSDEMRIREGRSQAFVVKDHRGELYKKHHPPHLHDEIWRLERIAKDGAFHKRLAFHGVVSVQEFLQLYMTDPAKLRAVLGCGISNRIWDTIIEHATTCVLDNSKFYSYFDAGQSIGLLFDSIYKVVGVMFDGQSYESLHNLSPPQKALVENIKRQAYKNVNNFIQVDARAIFGPSRSLTPLQAEPFNGSNLALQQLEFPVTRQEMQMDFNNSSSSTSYGYDTESSSPLEVSGAQTSHQEAFPQMFRNSFKFTDFFPLPYTEENSWSPKGWPVVTTEELSPEDISCVQTSTWSPGNSTWGTGSAFIFTAGDEGDAGFFSSHPSFGIHMSRIRPPKARWCKLRAALKMGSFMRDLAAKRMLQGLCL